The Amblyomma americanum isolate KBUSLIRL-KWMA chromosome 5, ASM5285725v1, whole genome shotgun sequence genome window below encodes:
- the Polr3F gene encoding RNA polymerase III subunit F, translating to MAEAVTVKIEKLDAAEIEQKIIDLCSANPAGITDKLVQMHVPNGDPSARVAAFNKLLSQGKIEILKQKNQLLYRLKDGDADKKCKGSDREEKVVYKIVEEAGNKGIWIRDIRNKSGLVLTSLNKILKSLESKKLIKAVKSVSASKKKVYMLYNLEPDRSVSGGAWYSEQEFESEFVEVLNQQCHRFLLKKLTVAKETSSDPILEKNASFASSTEVWEFIKKLGISKVQLSLEDIKTILNTLIYDGKAEKTVVCGSSGLGDSSKSSSSNEEFLNVYRAIEPLVESAGLMRIPCGTCPVKQNCYEGGSVSPSTCQYFRKWLSEDFDENASFEDVF from the exons ATGGCAGAAGCTGTCACGGTGAAAATCGAGAAGCTCGATGCTGCCGAAATCGAGCAGAA AATCATCGATCTGTGCTCCGCAAACCCGGCAGGCATCACGGACAAGCTGGTGCAAATGCACGTTCCCAATGGTGATCCCAGCGCTAGGGTCGCAGCTTTTAACAAGTTGCTTAGCCAG GGGAAGATTGAGATTCTCAAGCAAAAGAACCAGCTCTTGTACCGCCTGAAAGACGGCGATGCAGACAA AAAGTGCAAGGGCTCAGACAGAGAAGAAAAAGTTGTGTACAAGATTGTCGAAGAAGCAGGAAACAAAG GAATTTGGATCCGTGACATTCGGAACAAGAGCGGCCTTGTTTTGACGTCGCTCAACAAGATTTTGAAAAGTCTCGAAAGCAAGAAACTGATAAAAGCCGTCAAATCTGTATCG GCCTCCAAAAAGAAGGTTTACATGCTGTACAACCTCGAGCCTGATCGCTCTGTGTCAGGTGGTGCGTGGTACAGTGAACAGGAGTTTGAGTCTGAGTTTGTTGAAGTGCTGAATCAGCAGTGCCACAGGTTTCTTCTGAAAAAG CTTACAGTTGCCAAGGAAACGTCGAGTGACCCTATTTTGGAGAAGAATGCTTCTTTTGCCTCTTCAACAGAGGTTTGGGAGTTCATCAAGAAGCTAGGGATCAGTAAG GTCCAGCTGTCTCTTGAAGACATCAAGACTATCCTAAATACACTGATCTATGATGGAAAAGCAGAAAAGACAGTTGTCTGTGGTTCTAGTGGTCTGGGTGACTCTTcgaaaagctcgtcctccaatgaAGAGTTCCTGAATGTCTACCGTGCAATTGAACCTCTGGTTGAAAGCGCTGGGCTGATGCGGATACCATGTGGGACTTGTCCG GTGAAGCAAAATTGCTACGAGGGTGGTTCTGTGTCCCCGTCTACATGCCAGTATTTCAGAAAATGGCTGTCAGAagattttgacgagaatgcatcGTTTGAAGACG TTTTCTGA
- the LOC144133585 gene encoding protein dpy-30 homolog isoform X1 encodes MAEDQNSAAKTEVADEVRAAADTVATGASENTQFHLQASADKENIGASLPKKSKMDTDFHSLPTRQYLDQTVVPILLQALSTLAKERPPNPIEYLANYLMRNKTQFEHASHSVNGQN; translated from the exons ATGGCGGAAG ATCAGAACAGCGCGGCCAAGACTGAAGTGGCCGACGAGGTCCGCGCTGCTGCCGACACGGTGGCTACCGGCGCATCGGAAAACACTCAG TTTCACTTGCAGGCGAGCGCCGACAAGGAGAACATCGGCGCCAGCTTACCAAAGAAATCTAAAATGGACACCGACTTTCACTCCCTACCAACGAGGCAGTACTTAGACCAGACTGTCGTCCCGATTCTCCTGCAGGCATTATCGACGCTTGCCAAGGAGCG ACCCCCCAACCCGATCGAGTACTTGGCCAACTACCTGATGCGAAACAAGACGCAGTTCGAGCACGCAAGTCATTCCGTCAACGGACAGAACtga
- the LOC144133585 gene encoding protein dpy-30 homolog isoform X2, with translation MAEDQNSAAKTEVADEVRAAADTVATGASENTQASADKENIGASLPKKSKMDTDFHSLPTRQYLDQTVVPILLQALSTLAKERPPNPIEYLANYLMRNKTQFEHASHSVNGQN, from the exons ATGGCGGAAG ATCAGAACAGCGCGGCCAAGACTGAAGTGGCCGACGAGGTCCGCGCTGCTGCCGACACGGTGGCTACCGGCGCATCGGAAAACACTCAG GCGAGCGCCGACAAGGAGAACATCGGCGCCAGCTTACCAAAGAAATCTAAAATGGACACCGACTTTCACTCCCTACCAACGAGGCAGTACTTAGACCAGACTGTCGTCCCGATTCTCCTGCAGGCATTATCGACGCTTGCCAAGGAGCG ACCCCCCAACCCGATCGAGTACTTGGCCAACTACCTGATGCGAAACAAGACGCAGTTCGAGCACGCAAGTCATTCCGTCAACGGACAGAACtga
- the LOC144133586 gene encoding uncharacterized protein LOC144133586 isoform X2, whose protein sequence is MGSPFLRDGGDLLQQIGLYLSLEKVEHAEKFYKTVVGARLLQHLWKKLTREDEIEAHRNEALLAIADYVKKNPRATEEQILKEVQTNIDAFVQKIQ, encoded by the exons ATGGGTTCACCGTTTCTAAGAGACGGTGGAGATTTGCTGCAGCAA ATTGGCTTGTACCTGTCCCTGGAGAAAGTAGAACATGCGGAGAAATTCTACAAAACTGTTGTTGGTGCGAGACTTCTGCAGCATCTCTGGAAGAAGCTCACCAGGGAAGATGAGATCGAAGCCCACAGG AATGAAGCCTTGCTTGCAATAGCCGACTATGTGAAGAAAAACCCAAGGGCAACGGAAGAGCAAATTCTCAAAGAAGTACAGACTAACATAGATGCCTTTGTGCAGAAGATTCAGTAG
- the LOC144133586 gene encoding uncharacterized protein LOC144133586 isoform X1, with product MGSPFLRDGGDLLQQVSAENLELLEQIGLYLSLEKVEHAEKFYKTVVGARLLQHLWKKLTREDEIEAHRNEALLAIADYVKKNPRATEEQILKEVQTNIDAFVQKIQ from the exons ATGGGTTCACCGTTTCTAAGAGACGGTGGAGATTTGCTGCAGCAAGTAAGCGCTGAAAATCTTGAGTTGCTAGAACAG ATTGGCTTGTACCTGTCCCTGGAGAAAGTAGAACATGCGGAGAAATTCTACAAAACTGTTGTTGGTGCGAGACTTCTGCAGCATCTCTGGAAGAAGCTCACCAGGGAAGATGAGATCGAAGCCCACAGG AATGAAGCCTTGCTTGCAATAGCCGACTATGTGAAGAAAAACCCAAGGGCAACGGAAGAGCAAATTCTCAAAGAAGTACAGACTAACATAGATGCCTTTGTGCAGAAGATTCAGTAG